The genomic region tgccGCATAtcacaccaaaaaagaaaaaaaagtgaatatgTTTCAATCTtattttgtgctattttttagacgtagttttatttttttggccatATTAGTAGTTTTAAATTTGCtatttttgtggaaaaataagtgtaaatttcaaattaaaataagtgaaaaataataatatgaatctaaaaaaaaagagtgaggctagtttattttaataagaaactGTGGGTGggattttttcaaagaaaatggggtagtttagttttattattttttaccgAACTTAAGATAGgtgtttttttaatagaaaaccgTATTGGGTTTTTTTAGAAGGTGGTATGGTTTTTTTAGGAGAAAGTAGGGGCTGTggagagtttttattttttcactttttttttgttagtagtcctattttgtagattatatatatatatatatatatatatatatatatatatatataatttttattttgaaaatcttatttataagtgaataaagaaatttaaaaattactagGAGAGgtcttattttttggataatgtttaagtgggagttaaagttgtatttttacaGGATTGTCTTTTGATTTTATCTGTACTTAAACATAAggctgtaggggtatttttgaactaaaaaatgaggaatttaaACAGGGAAGctctttaaatagtagtatagagattatatatatatatataatttttattttgaaaatctaatttataagtggataaagaaatttaataattacaaggaaagtggtcttattttttaggcaatattttagtgggagttaaagttgcatttttacaagattgtcctttagttttgtctgtACTTAAATATAAGgttgtaggggcatttttgaactaaaaaatgaggaatccaaataggggaagccctttaaatagtagtatagatacgtagagaaaaaaatgtatatattttctgtttggattcttattttttatacccAAAATATCCCACATTCTACTCACTAATAGGTTTTAAACTAATGaggataaaaatgtaaaataaaatccCAAATCTTTAACCATCCATTAACCCCACGTTTGTTATAGTAAAAGAACTAGATTCAGGTTTGTTTAGGATtcatttattttgctgaaattgaaattttgttattgaaagtactgtaaataaatataaaagttaactgaaatagtatagtaagacttatgaatagtatcaaaaagtgagactcatgaatagtatcaaaaagtgtagtgagacttatgaatagtaataaaaataagttgactTTTATAATTTGAAGCGCACACTCAATTTTGCTTCTCCATCCTTCCCCTCCTCCTTTTTAGGCAAAAGCAAAAAGAAGGCAGGATGGTTATCTCAATCTATGCCAATCTAATTGCTTCTCTTTTAGGTTCTAATATTTTTGACCGTTTCTTATCTTACTAATAATTACCACTCTAATTTACTCTTTCATATTTCAGGAGCTAAACAATGCAAATACATAGGCCAATTTGTGgtaaataaaatctatttttgttttttccttcaaattctgAGTTTAACTAAATGctaattgaattttgattttaggcATAGAGTTGTTCCTCTACTGATATTaactacaggaaaaaaaaatttccctagAAATGCAAGGTATTTACATATATGTCCACTTTTATCTAATCTTGGCcttatttaagttttaactttgaagtgaatttttgtttcatattaATAATCAAATTCTACGTTGATTTGTTCATTTATGTGttggtatttttatgttataTGTAAAGCAGAAACTAATACTTTGATGTAATTATGGACACACTGAGTGCACACAAATCGTTTGTCATACTAAAACAACATCAACCAAGCATTAGTCCCAAGATTTTGGGGTCAACTATAGACTAAGAAATATGGACATGGACCACACGGTGATATGTTGattcttaaaagaaattaagataTGATACAGTAGGAATATAgtaattaaatcaattaatatatttaggtgtattttatctttattttaagaataaggATTTTGGAGTGTCCGTGCTTCTTGGGCTATAGATCTTTAGAGGGTCAACCATGTATTATTTTCTGCCATTCTAAATTgtttgtcttaatttttttttctacttttgaaTTGATGCTATGTGTTTTAAGGGCTCAAATTGATGATGAAGAAACAACAATGATGAACATTATCAGGTATAATGGTTGGGTACACTCTCAAACATGATTTGGTTAGGTCACCATTAAAACGGTAAGTAGATGATGATGGTGAATCCCTTATCTACATCTCTCATTGTTTAGGTTTTTCTTACTCACtatcaattttaaataaatttttacttaaaactttGAAGAAACATTTAATGTATTTTGCTAAACTTTGAAGAAATATTCAATGATTTTTGCAACAAGAATCAATTGTGCTGATATGACGAATCAGCTTTGGCGTCATTGTCTCCATCTGATGAATCAGTACCTAGCGGCTCTAGAAAGAAGAAGTCCAAGTGATCACTGCCATGTTCATGCAATACCAAAACACCATTGTTTATGCTAGAAAGGGTAtgattaatttgaaaattttacatgcTTTTGATATTATTGGAATCATGGTCAGTGACTTAGGCTTGAGTTATGTTTATGAGAAATTCTATTTACATCATGTATAGAAAGTAATTTGTTCAAGGAAAAGTTATAAAGTAAATGCATAATATATTCATAAGGTAATTGCAAAGAACAAAGTCGGGCGTGATATTAGGAGGCAATTTCTCATATTTTATCTGTGGTAAATTAGCTCCTTGATTTAAGCATTGAGGCTGAGaatttggcttttgtttttgcCATATTGGAATTGAGGCATGGGTTGTAAGTGTGCTTCATTACTTAAtatacatttttcttcttctaatttatTTGAGATATTTGAATTGCCAATTATGTTGCTCGTATGTTTTTGAAGTGAcacggttatatatatatttgttcaaGGAAAAGTTATAAAGTAAATGCATAATATATTCCTAAGGTAATTGCAAAGAACAAAGTCGAGCGTGATATTAGGAGCCAATTTGTCAAGCTTTATCTGTGGTAAATTAGCTCCTTGATTTAAGCATTGAGGCTGAGAATTTGGCTTCTGTTTTGCCATATTGGAATTGAGGCATGGGCTGCAAGTGTGCTTCATTACTTAATATacgtttttcttcttctaatttatttgtgatatttgaaTTGTCAATTATGTTGctctttatatgtttttgaagtgacgtggttatatatatatatatcttttatagGATTTTGATGCCCTTCAAACTTCAGTGTGAAGCTTAGAAAGATTAATGGGTTTAAGACTTTCTGTCAAATTTATTTACTCTCATTGTGACTTGAAATGTGTGAGATCATTAGTATGATAGAATAACTTACACAAAAAAACCAACAATAGAGAAGAccaattatacaaaaaaatcaacaatttacTAACTTCCTCCTTTCCTTGCCtattttttgtgtgaatattTATCTTTCAAGTGGTTTGTTCTTtaaaatggaataaaaaattcaatgattgaAGTGTGTGTAAGGGCCAATCTCACTtgattatttagcaaaaaaagaatGTCGGTCTTACTTAACTTTATTCAATGTGAGTTTAATCTTTGTGCAATTAGGGTCAAGGACTTATCATCTGTGCAAAATGAACAATGTTGTATGTTGAATCATTGAGATGaaaaatatagcatttttatttttgttcaatattgTCTAATAgttgcttcttcttttctccGGTAATGATTTAAACAATAATTCACTAAGTGGGGGCACAACTAAGTAAACGGAAAATAAGAGATTTTATTAATCGTCCAATTTCTTATAGGGGTGTACCTCTCCATTACTGCCTTTGGAAGgagaagaaaacatttttttattgatcaTAATTATATTTGAGAAGATGTCTAATAGAATGTTGTCTTTATGTAGTGcttttggaaggagagaaatgCTAGGAAACAGAGTCTGCAACAACGTTGAAACAGATGAAAATTTTTCCTATTCTCAGGCAAATCATGGTCCTAATGGAAGCTTCAAAGTCTAAGAAAGGCAAATGGATTGGTGTTTCATTTCAGTGTAAGAATTTGAAGAAGTTGCAATATGTTCATGGGCTATCAAAGTCAAAAAGTGCATATGAAGACTACTGCTATATTGTTATCTTTGAGGGTTCTCCCTATCAAAGTCATGAGATGAGATAGTATTATAGTTATGACAACTAGCAAAGAGGTAGCCAATCCAACTCAAGAGACTAAACCAAGATGGCAAGACAAGGTGGTGCAAAAGCTCAAAATATGGAAGAATAACCTATCAAGCTTTTTTGGCCATTTCCTATCtaatagaggaagagagagaatttgcaGAGCaagcttctttattttttattctatatatattttttggactTAGGTTTCGTGTAAGGTCTTTATTTTGTCTGATAGATGTTTGTTGTACTCCCTTtggcatatttttaaattagtacAAACTGTTGAAACATATACTATAAATGACCTATATTACTTTTCAATGTTGCTGTGTCAAGGCCTTAGACCTTCACTTGGTATCAATTTGGTGGGCAGCAGGTGTTTGTTGAAAGTTGTGAGTATTGGCACTTGGCAGCTAAGTTGTAAATGTTGTTAGTGGAACCTGAGTTTAATCAAGCACCATGGTcttctcttttggttctttgggCGTCTCTTCAAGTCTTAATCCTTTGTTGACACGCTCTTGCACTTCTGTTCTTAACAGTTGGTTTGTCCCCGCTTCTCTTTCTATATTTGCATTCTGTAGGAATTTTGTTTCATTCTTGATTTCTCCATCTCCATgtaaatgatttttaattttgatatttggcTCAAATGGTTATGATTGGTAGGAATAATTGTATTTGGTGAGTGAGTGATTAGCTTCTCAGATCTTATTGTCAAATTAGATGCAATAAATTTtatggtgatgaccttagtttttcattttgagttttgatgCCAGGAGTCATGTGGGTAAAACAAAGTACCTGAAGTAGTTGAGGTCTCAAGGGATATACATGATTCTAAAGAGAATTTACCATCTATCAATTTCAATGTCAAGATTCTAAATTGCAAGTATAGGTGCACAATCCAAACTCCCTATGAATTTGTAACAATGATTGTAGTTTGTCAACCAAATATGTTGTGAGAGATTGTAATGGAActtgaaattttactttaacttttAATTACAATTGCATTTTTGGTCCATAtattggtttttttaaaaatatattttaaactatTTCTGTTTTTACTATTATACTCAATTCATCTTTATTTAATTGTCCTATTGTTTGAGACTTCCTGTTACAGAAAGCacacaaatttgaaattcataCTTAAATTTAAGACCcttgttaggaaaaaaaattctattgattaattaatcactAGCCTCTTAATTCTTTTTGgtaaagattaaaaatttacatccattataaattatatgcgtgctcagaggctcttttttttttttggtaaagattacaaatttacatctattataatttaagaTTACTATATTTTCCGATCACAAAAATATCTAGAcatgtgatgaaaaaattatttcacccatAAACGCACGTTTGTGGGTGTAATGAGTGTTAAGCGTTTTTGTTGGTGACATTAATGATGGGCTCAAATGAAAACTAGTAAGAATTGACTATATCAACAATATATAAAAgtactataaaataatttgtggctATAACATTATTCATATATAATATGCCTCGATTTCATAGATAGTGCATAAAGCAAAACTTACATACAATACTTAAGTATTATTCCTTAGAATTCCCTTCTTAAAATTcaggtttgtgatttttttctcatgaaatggaagtgtatttttagttaaatactATTACATAACTGAATATTAAGAACGGAACATAAGGAGCAACACCTAATTACTGTAACTAAGATAGAATAATAATAAGCTTATTGTGCAAAATGCACATTGACATAGGCCATCTAGAAATCTTGTATTAAGGGTGTATTTGTGTAAGTTGTTGCAAAATAGTGTTTTGGGTTTAAAATAGCGTTGGTTAAAAAACCATGAGAGATTGTTGTTACAAAATGGAATTTTGAGTTTTCAAAACTCGTTTTTAGGCTCCCAAAACGCTTGACTAAATGGACCCTAAAATTACTTTTCTTGCTATCTATAGGCACATCAATTATTAGtagtgataaaataaaaataaaaaggagaaacAGAAGGGGAAAACAAAGTGCTAAGAAAAGGAGAAACAAAAAGGGAAGTTTCCCATCAGCCAGCTAATCAGACCCAGTACAAACCTTTTGCTAAGGGACCACAGAGCAAGAACACGAGGGCAATATGTGCAAACCTTTTGTTCAGTCCCCACGAAACTTCCACACTTCtaggaaaaatataaaactacaAGGTCCCTCAACCTGACACCaaactcttctttttaacaCTTCATTTGAGTAGGGAGGAAGAAAGCCACAgggaacaaaacaaaaaggaaacaAGACAAAAGCTAGAGGTCTTAGACTCATCATGTATTATTAAATACTAGTTAGTCTCAACTATAAACATGGGAACATGGTTCATTGGTTCCACGTATTATGCCATAGAACAGTGAAGAAGCATTCATCATGGTGTGCACACATGTAAAGGAAATGGAGATCTTATCTTTGATGGCTACATTTGGACCATCATATTATTTTGTGGAACTTGACTTGTATCATCAACATAAGCAATTAGAAAAATCAACTCATAATCAAGCAAATCCAAAATCAAGCCAAACCCACCagaaaacccaactcaaaacCAATCAAAACTCACAggaaaacccaactcaaaaacAGCCTAAATCCACTAagaaacccaactcaaaatcaattcAAACCTACCGGAAAAGTatcccaaaccaaaatcaaaacgAAACCCAATTGAAAGCCCACGTGAAAAACCCAACAGAGCTGCTGCTGCCAATCTGCTACCACCGATCTGCTGCTACTGCTGCTGCCAATTTCCTGCTGGATCTACAGCCGTGTGTAAGTGTTTGAGAGAAGAAGATAGTTGAGGGGGGATTGAGAGAAATACTTTTGGAATTTATATTTGAGAGATACGGTTCAGATGAAAGAGAGAAtgatatataaatgaaatagagatattaataaataataataataataataataaaagaataaataatattattagataGATTAGATTGTAAAATATCTAAATTGGTGTGTGTTTTAAAAAAGTGGTAATGTAAAATAGGctgaaaattttataagtaaaagagtttaaaaggttaaaaataatttacggaagggaaatgttaaccaTGCCCTAAGAATATTATgagctatttttaaaaatattttattaggaggatgataaaaaaataaatgttgttgacagttttttatatttctcattaaaatgatgtcaaaactttcataTTAtactttattaacaattattctaaAAGCATCCATTAACATGAACCTTTACGCAATCAATTTTTACATCTCACATAATGTGGTAATTGTATGGTGCATAtctaaatttacaattttaaagcattcttttttttttttttcttttttgataggaaatTTGTAAACTTCATTAATCAAATCAATTCAAACACGATACATCATGGTGAAGATATTGCTCAATAAAGCAAGAGTTCTCTTCCAACCAAGCTACAAAATCAACAATACCAACCGCATATTTTGCTAACAGATGCGCTGGTCTATTACATTGTCTATGGACGTGAAAATTCACCCTGCTTGAGTAGCCACTCAGGACCTTAATCCCTGATACCACAGTTGCCACTGAAGAGGGAGGTGAGGTGTTACCACAAAGGGCGTTAAAAACTGTCAAGGAATCCCCTTCAATGATAAAATCCTGGATACCAATTTCTCTTACGAACTGAACTCCTGCTTCGACAGCCTTTGCTTCAAATTCCACGGGCCTCAAAGGTGCATTAATCTTCTTGCTCAACGCTGCTATTACCTGACCACGGCAGTCCCGAATTAAGACACCTACTCCTGCTGCTTTCTGGGCCTTGAAGACCGCTCCAACCACATTAATTTTATATCTGTCCGGCGGTGGAGGTGACCACCTCATTACTTGAACCTCTAGATCTGTGGCTGGTCGCTCAAGTGTTGCATAATACTCCTTGAGGTAGCGAGAAGTCCACTGCACCAATTCACATCCCGATTTCTTCTTACCCCCATTACGCACCTCATTTCTGTTACCCCATATTGCCCATGCAATTGTTGCAATCAAAGCCACCTCTGACTCATCATAGGTTCCTCCCATAATGCTACATTAAATCAAAGCAAGAATGAATATTCTTTGGGTCTATACTAAAATGAATCTTAGTGCAGCTCCATACCTCCCTCGCTTTCAGGCAGCTCCAAAATAGGTGGTCTGATGTCTCGGGTTCTTCATGGCACTCACTGCAGCAGTCATCTTGTAGCACCTGTCTTTGTACCAGATTCTTCCTTGTCGGTAAAATGTCGTGGCATGCCCTCCATATGAAATGCTGAACCTTATGTGGTGCTTGTATTTGCCACAGTAACTTCCAGAATTTTTTAGTTTGGCTATCATCTGAGCTTGAGCCATAATTGGCAGGCCGAGAGAGATTCATAGCCAACTTGTATGCGCTAGGGACACTAAATGATCCGTTTGCACTTCCTGCCCATATAAGTCTATCCTCGGGTGGTTGTATACTCAATGGTATGCTTTTAATACACTCTGCCCCGTGTGGAAGGAACAATGCATCAATCACCTCTGGTTTCCATTGGGTCAAATCCTGGGCAATCAATTCACACACCTTTGTTTCTGCACTCAAGAACAGTCTTGGAGATACTACTTGGTATGTTGATGTAGATGGCAGCCATTTGTCTCCCCATACCCAAATGGATGTCCCCTTACCTACACTCCACCGACTCCCCTGCTTCACCAACTATTGAGCTGCCATAATACTCCTCCACACATAAGATGGATTTGTACCAAGTGAAGCATGTATAAAATCTGTAGGAGGGAAATATCGCGCTTTAAACAGCCTATATAATAAGGAATTCTGCATTGTTTGAAGCCTCCATCCTTGTTTGGCAAGTAGTGCAAGATTAAATTGTTTTAGTTGGCAAAAACCCATTCCATCGGCTGCCTTGGGTTCACATAGTTTGTCCTAACTAATCCAAGCCATCTTCCTCTCATTTGTTTCTAACCCCACCAAAAGTTACGAATCAGACTAGTCAATTTATCACATAGAGAGTCGGGTATTTTAAAACAATTCATAGTGTACGTAGGTATAGCTTGAGCTATAGCCTTAATCAACACTTCTATTCCTGCTTTTGACAAGAGTTTCTCCTTCCAACCTGCCAATTTCTTACCAagcctttctttaattttcttgaaagaaTTCTGTTTATTTCTTCTCACAAGAGATGGTAATCCCAAGTACTTCTCATGTTGCCTAATGACTTGGGCCTCAAATCTATTTTTGATTTCTTCCTTCACTTCTTCTGGAGTGttactactaaaaaaaaaatgatgttttggTTCTATTCAATTGCTGCCCAGATGCCTTCTCATAGACtacaaggattttttttataaagtgttGCACTCTTCAAGTGTGGCCTTGCTTTGATTTCTTCCTTCACTTCTTCCGGAGTGTTActactaataaaaaatgatgttttggTTCTATTCAATTGCTACCTAGATGCCTTCTCATTGACTACAAGGATGTTTTAATAAAGTGTTGCACTCTTCAAGTGTGGCCTTGCAAAAAATAATGCTGTCGCCTGCAAAGAACAGGTGGGAGATTTTGGGTCCATTTTTGCAAATACTTAAGCCCTCCATCTCTCCATTGTCCATTGCTTTCTTAATTAGGGCTGATAAAGCTTCTGCATATAAGAGAAATAAGTAAGGTGATAAGGGGTCTCCTTGTAGTAGACCCCTTGTAGGAATTatatttccatttatttttacaaagtAGGACACTGATGAAACACATCTCATTATAAGATTCCTCCATTTTTCTGCAAACCCCAATTTAGTCATAATCTTTTCAAGACAAACTCATTCTACTCTATCATATGCCTTACTCATATCTAATTTAAGAGTCATTTACCCTTTCTTGCCTCCCTTTTTATGATGAATATGATCCATGGACTCAAATGCTACCAATACATTATCCGTGATCAACCTTCCATGCACAAATGCACTTTGGGTGTCACTAATAATGGatgttagtattttctttaaCCTATTAGCTATTACTTTGGATGCAATTCTAAATACCACATTACAAAGACTAATAGACCTATAATCAGTCACACACTTTGGCTCTTTAATTTTTGGAATGAGGACTATATGGGTTTCATTAAATTTAGGGGGTGCTAACCCaatattaagaaaatcaagaatGGTTTTTGTGACTACTTCACCAATATTCGACCAAAAATGCTGATAAAATAAAAGAGGCATACCATCCAGTCTTGGAGCCTTGAAAGGGTGCATTTGTTCTAGCGCCATCCTTACTTCATTTGCCATAAAGTCCATTGCAAGCTTCTGGTTCATGGCTGGTGTCACCTTTGGCTGAAGAGCTTACAACAACTCACTGAATTCATTTGGCTGACTAGTTGTGAATAGTTCTTTATAGTAGTCCACCACCATCCCTCCCATTCGGTCTTCATCATCTTGTCAGCATCCATTTAAGTCTAGCAGCCCCTCGATCTGATTTTTCTTATGTCTAGCAGATGCTTTTGCATGGAAAAATTGAGTATCTCTATCCCCGTCTTGGTACCAATTAATCCTTGATCTTTGATACCACATAGCATCCTCTTTCTCATGCCACCCATTCAGCTCCATCCTTGTGTTCTTCATATCCTGGATATTACTTGGAGATGCTGGTTGTAGTTCCAACCATTCCAAGTGTTCTTGAAGTGCAGCTATTTTCTTTCCAACATGCCCAAATTCGGTATTATTCCATGCCTCAAGCCTCACTCTACATTTTTCTAAGCATGATACTAATGGGTAATCCGAAGTAGAGGTCAGCCCCTCTTTCCATGCCTCCAACACCACTGCGTCCCACCTCGGGTCCTTTAGCCACATTGATTCGAATCTAAACATCATTCTCGTTCTTTTATTCCTTGCTTTATTGGTGAATCTAAGTAGCAATGACGAATGGTCTGATGCCGAGGAGGTAAGGCGATACAATTTAGCCATTGGAAACCGGTTTGTCAATTCAATCGTGGCCAAAGCTCGATCAAGCCTTCCACGTATTTGAGTCCCATCCCTTCTCTGGTACAGCCACGTAAAAGTGTAAAACGTGGATCTATAAATCCAATATCCTTCAATCTGCAATAGTCAATTGTCTCCACAAACTTCATCATTTGTTGCCGTGGTCTAGAGCTACCACCTTCCTTCTTAGACATCCCTGTTAGCTCATTGAAATCCCTAATAACAAGCAATGGTAGGGAAGACGTGTGGCTCACCTGTTTCTACTTTGTCCAAGATTCTGACCGCTTCGATGTATCCGGATTGCCATAAAATCTAGTAAAATGCCACCAACCTAAATCTGTTTCACCCTCCACAAGTGCATCAATGTGTGTTTGTGAGTAAGTTTGGATATCTAAACGAATCTCCTTCTTCCATAGTAGCGCCAGACCTCCACTTGCACCATTGCTAGACACAAAAAATCCATTCTTGAACTCACATTTATCTTGGACCATAATCATCCATTCCATGATCGACTTTGTCTCCATAAGGAAGACTACTTTGggattttctctttttattaccTCTTTCAAGGCATTAACTGTCCGGAGGTTCCCAAGCCTCCAACAATTCCAACTTAAGAGATTCATTGGACCTGGCGGGGCTGCCCAGCAACCTCCGTCGATCCAAATTCCGAAGCCAGTAGCAAGCTGAACTCTTTAGTTTCCTGCTCCATTctaaaccttttttctttttcctgcaTCATACCTTCCTCTGTTTtctgagtatttttttttttccttttgagccCCTCTTTCTGCTCTAGTGTTTCCTCCTTTCCATTACTGGTCTACTAATTCTAGTCCATGTTCCTTTGGGCCGAGCCCTTTCCTCCTGCATGAGCCTAGTTAAACCCGATTCAATACCTGACGTTttccttttggtctcactcttCCTGCACTTATTTGCTCTATCAATTTCCACCCAACCAAATATTAAACCTTGATTGCATAGAATCCCCCTGTTCCATACGTTGCTGAAAACGTGGGATATCCCTTATATCCGCGTATTGATGATCTGTTACAGCTAC from Castanea sativa cultivar Marrone di Chiusa Pesio chromosome 11, ASM4071231v1 harbors:
- the LOC142616482 gene encoding uncharacterized protein LOC142616482, with the translated sequence MGGTYDESEVALIATIAWAIWGNRNEVRNGGKKKSGCELVQWTSRYLKEYYATLERPATDLEVQVMRWSPPPPDRYKINVVGAVFKAQKAAGVGVLIRDCRGQVIAALSKKINAPLRPVEFEAKAVEAGVQFVREIGIQDFIIEGDSLTVFNALCGNTSPPSSVATVVSGIKVLSGYSSRVNFHVHRQCNRPAHLLAKYAVGIVDFVAWLEENSCFIEQYLHHDVSCLN
- the LOC142616483 gene encoding uncharacterized protein LOC142616483, which gives rise to MEQETKEFSLLLASEFGSTEVAGQPRQIEGYWIYRSTFYTFTWLYQRRDGTQIRGRLDRALATIELTNRFPMAKLYRLTSSASDHSSLLLRFTNKARNKRTRMMFRFESMWLKDPRWDAVVLEAWKEGLTSTSDYPLVSCLEKCRVRLEAWNNTEFGHVGKKIAALQEHLEWLELQPASPSNIQDMKNTRMELNGWHEKEDAMWYQRSRINWYQDGDRDTQFFHAKASARHKKNQIEGLLDLNGC